One stretch of Gouania willdenowi chromosome 16, fGouWil2.1, whole genome shotgun sequence DNA includes these proteins:
- the dctn3 gene encoding dynactin subunit 3 produces MDRTLDTDNLEMRLQVLEGRIYGERRNKGAKPVKCAESLARIQAGLTNTANKRERVKILHKKIEDLLKYLDPQFTNHITVPDAMKLEFILAEEDFLLSQASLLEQVSNLQPLLDSTYIRDVPEHATKLHRLSQIHMKEQDQTEVQSQEVKKLFEEYNKMMFLLSKQFTQWDETLRTMEEAKGIRPVE; encoded by the exons ATGGACAGAACTCTGGATACTGATAACCTGGAGATGCGTCTCCAGGTGTTGGAGGGACGAATCTACGGAGAGAGAAGAAACAAAGGCGCTAAACCTGTTAAG TGTGCTGAGTCTCTGGCTAGGATTCAGGCCGGGCTGACAAACACAGCCAATAAGAGGGAGCGAGTCAAAATCCTGCATAAAAAGA TTGAAGATCTGCTGAAGTATCTGGACCCTCAGTTTACCAACCACATCACCGTCCCAGATGCTATGAAATTAGAGTTCATTCTTGCAG AGGAGGACTTCCTGCTCTCCCAGGCATCTTTACTGGAGCAGGTCAGCAACCTGCAGCCACTTTTAGACAGCACCTACATCAGAG atGTACCAGAACATGCCACTAAGTTGCATCGTTTGTCTCAGATTCACATGAAGGAGCAG GACCAAACTGAGGTTCAGTCACAAGAAGTGAAGAAACTTTTCGAGGAATATAATAAAATG ATGTTCCTGCTCTCTAAGCAGTTCACACAATGGGACGAGACTCTGAGGACAATGGAGGAGGCCAAAGGAATCCGACCTGTAGAGTAG
- the LOC114478420 gene encoding AT-hook-containing transcription factor-like: protein MENPSMEQLAEHTRETPTAELRTSPPHHKVSRKTPVSFPTPDYSKVESRVQFFKGQYKRPKSQSKAPLSFPTPDYSQVKSRVQFFKGQYKRPESQSKTPVSFPTPDYSQVKSRVQFFKGQYKRPESQSKAPVSFPTPDYSQVKSRVQFFKGQYKPPKSRRTLREDSLSPQAPLPFKSSADLVRDVLQHTADGSSSSNICRLQQAITFVDQLQEIYMQLLNKHAEAENTINHLRLTAKENLTHSV, encoded by the exons ATGGAGAACCCAAGCATGGAGCAGCTGGCAGAGCATACCCGAGAGACCCCCACAGCTGAGCTCAGGActtctcctcctcatcacaAAGTATCCAGGAAAACACCTGTGAGCTTTCCCACTCCTGACTACTCCAAGGTAGAGTCCAGGGTTCAATTCTTCAAAGGCCAGTACAAGCGTCCAAAAAGCCAAAGCAAAGCACCTCTGAGCTTCCCCACACCTGACTACTCTCAGGTAAAGTCCAGGGTTCAATTCTTCAAAGGCCAGTACAAGCGTCCAGAAAGCCAAAGCAAAACACCTGTGAGCTTCCCCACACCTGACTACTCTCAGGTAAAGTCCAGGGTTCAATTCTTCAAAGGCCAGTACAAGCGTCCAGAAAGCCAAAGCAAAGCACCTGTGAGCTTCCCCACACCTGACTACTCTCAGGTAAAGTCCAGGGTTCAATTCTTCAAAGGTCAGTACAAGCCTCCAAAAAGCCGACGCACCCTCAGGGAGGACTCCCTGAGCCCCCAGGCCCCTTTACCTTTTAAATCTTCTGCTGACTTGGTGAGGGACGTCCTGCAGCACACAGCAGATGGATCCTCCTCTTCAAATATCTGTCGCCTTCAGCAGGCCATCACTTTTGTTGATCAGCTACAG GAGATCTACATGCAACTGCTGAATAAGCATGCAGAAGCAGAGAACACCATCAACCATCTGCGTCTCACGGCCAAG GAGAACCTGACTCActctgtctaa
- the LOC114478437 gene encoding AT-hook-containing transcription factor-like — protein MENPSMEQLAEHTRETPTAELRTSPPHHKVSRKTPVSFPTPDYSKVESRVQFFKGQYKRPKSQSKAPLSFPTPDYSQVKSRVQFFKGQYKRPESQSKTPVSFPTPDYSQVKSRVQFFKGQYKPPKSRRTLREDSLSPQAPLPFKSSADLVRDVLQHTADGSSSSNICRLQQAITFVDQLQEIYMQLLNKHAEAENTINHLRLTAKENLTHSV, from the exons ATGGAGAACCCAAGCATGGAGCAGCTGGCAGAGCATACCCGAGAGACCCCCACAGCTGAGCTCAGGActtctcctcctcatcacaAAGTATCCAGGAAAACACCTGTGAGCTTTCCCACTCCTGACTACTCCAAGGTAGAGTCCAGGGTTCAATTCTTCAAAGGCCAGTACAAGCGTCCAAAAAGCCAAAGCAAAGCACCTCTGAGCTTCCCCACACCTGACTACTCTCAGGTAAAGTCCAGGGTTCAATTCTTCAAAGGCCAGTACAAGCGTCCAGAAAGCCAAAGCAAAACACCTGTGAGCTTCCCCACACCTGACTACTCTCAGGTAAAGTCCAGGGTTCAATTCTTCAAAG GTCAGTACAAGCCTCCAAAAAGCCGACGCACCCTCAGGGAGGACTCCCTGAGCCCCCAGGCCCCTTTACCTTTTAAATCTTCTGCTGACTTGGTGAGGGACGTCCTGCAGCACACAGCAGATGGATCCTCCTCTTCAAATATCTGTCGCCTTCAGCAGGCCATCACTTTTGTTGATCAGCTACAG GAGATCTACATGCAACTGCTGAATAAGCATGCAGAAGCAGAGAACACCATCAACCATCTGCGTCTCACGGCCAAG GAGAACCTGACTCActctgtctaa